One segment of Candidatus Thermoplasmatota archaeon DNA contains the following:
- a CDS encoding DUF424 domain-containing protein produces MICIKVHMQGTETVVAACDSDIVGKTFRSKDLKIHVSEGFYKGDTGDENMLVSRLEMATIANLVGEKTLEIAIKHGFVDPTSVLVIGGVPHAQMARMM; encoded by the coding sequence ATGATATGCATCAAGGTCCACATGCAGGGCACTGAGACTGTCGTTGCCGCCTGCGACTCCGACATAGTTGGAAAGACATTCAGGTCCAAAGACCTCAAGATACATGTCTCAGAAGGGTTCTACAAGGGCGACACGGGCGACGAGAACATGCTCGTCAGCAGACTCGAGATGGCGACCATCGCCAACCTCGTCGGCGAGAAGACCCTTGAGATAGCGATCAAGCACGGGTTCGTCGACCCTACCAGCGTCCTGGTCATCGGAGGAGTGCCGCACGCGCAGATGGCGAGGATGATGTAG
- a CDS encoding fumarate hydratase — MVTEADVSNATVELLRKTVVKLPADVETAVRKAYAAETDEVPKMQLKAIVDNMDMAIKGNTPMCQDTGVTIFYATLPKDCKVDVAKGIVEGVRKATKEVPLRPNAVHPITRKNPGDNIGERHPYINWKIHDKDYIEITVMTKGAGSENMSQLAMLTPTQGLKGIKEFILNSVLRASSNPCPPTILGVGIGGSSDIAMKLAKEALLRPIDERHKDPEIAKLESELLEAINMLGIGPMGLGGKTTCLGLNIEYAYCHTASLPVGLNVQCWAGRRGTVRIHPDGKVAYPTHER; from the coding sequence ATGGTTACTGAAGCAGATGTTTCGAATGCCACCGTCGAGCTGCTCCGGAAGACAGTCGTCAAGCTCCCCGCGGACGTGGAGACGGCCGTCAGGAAGGCCTACGCCGCTGAGACCGACGAGGTACCGAAGATGCAGCTCAAGGCGATCGTGGACAACATGGACATGGCGATCAAGGGGAACACCCCGATGTGTCAGGACACTGGTGTGACGATCTTCTACGCCACGCTGCCCAAAGACTGCAAGGTCGATGTCGCAAAGGGCATCGTAGAGGGCGTCAGGAAGGCCACGAAGGAGGTCCCGCTGAGGCCGAACGCAGTGCATCCGATCACTAGGAAGAACCCTGGCGACAACATTGGCGAGAGACACCCTTACATCAACTGGAAAATCCACGACAAGGACTACATCGAGATCACGGTGATGACGAAAGGCGCAGGCTCAGAGAACATGAGCCAGCTCGCGATGCTGACGCCGACCCAGGGTCTCAAAGGGATCAAGGAGTTCATCCTCAACTCAGTCCTGAGGGCCAGCAGCAACCCGTGCCCGCCTACGATACTGGGCGTGGGAATAGGCGGCTCGTCCGATATCGCGATGAAGCTCGCCAAGGAAGCGCTACTGAGGCCGATCGACGAGAGGCACAAGGACCCGGAGATCGCGAAGCTCGAGAGCGAACTGCTCGAGGCCATCAACATGTTGGGCATCGGCCCGATGGGCCTTGGTGGAAAGACCACGTGCCTCGGTCTGAACATCGAATATGCGTATTGCCACACGGCGAGCCTGCCCGTTGGCTTGAACGTCCAGTGCTGGGCCGGCAGACGCGGCACCGTCAGGATACATCCAGACGGCAAAGTCGCCTACCCGACCCATGAGAGGTGA
- a CDS encoding FumA C-terminus/TtdB family hydratase beta subunit, producing the protein MPKRLKTPLTESDVRALKLGETIYLDGIIYTGRDEVHIHALEGLEKGKNPPVDFKGSALFHCGPIMRKVGDEWQAVAAGPTTSSRMNSLEPQFIEKFRPGAIIGKGGMSQPTVDAMKKFGAVYLAITGGAAVLAAKGVKSVEGVEWFELGMPEAIWILNAENFGPLTVAIDASGNSLFADVNAKVKENEKKARAKLGLA; encoded by the coding sequence ATGCCAAAGAGGTTGAAGACCCCATTGACGGAGAGCGATGTCCGAGCGCTGAAGCTGGGAGAGACCATCTATCTTGATGGCATCATCTACACAGGAAGGGATGAGGTCCACATACATGCCCTCGAGGGTCTGGAGAAGGGAAAGAACCCCCCGGTCGACTTCAAAGGGTCCGCGCTGTTCCACTGTGGTCCGATCATGAGGAAGGTCGGGGACGAGTGGCAAGCAGTCGCCGCAGGTCCTACGACATCGTCAAGGATGAACTCTCTGGAACCTCAGTTCATAGAGAAGTTCAGGCCCGGGGCGATCATAGGCAAGGGCGGCATGTCACAGCCGACAGTCGATGCCATGAAGAAGTTCGGGGCTGTGTATCTCGCAATCACCGGCGGGGCGGCCGTTCTGGCCGCGAAGGGTGTCAAGAGCGTGGAGGGCGTCGAGTGGTTCGAGCTGGGGATGCCGGAGGCAATCTGGATCCTGAACGCCGAGAACTTCGGACCACTGACCGTTGCGATAGATGCGAGCGGCAACAGCCTGTTCGCAGATGTCAACGCGAAGGTCAAAGAGAACGAGAAGAAGGCCCGTGCGAAGCTCGGCCTCGCCTGA